The Terriglobus roseus sequence GAACCTGCTCTGGTGCACAGTACTCACAACTGGAGCGCGTTGCATGGCGCGATTTGGCGTTACGGTAAAGGCTAGAGCCGCCCTCCGCAGCTGGTGTGTGGGCAATGACAGCTAAGGGTATTCGGGGCGGCTGCAGCCGCATCTTTGCAGTTTTCCGAGCAGAACTTGCCCTCGGTGACCATGCAGCGGCAGGGCACGTGAGCACACTTCTTAGGGTCGTGGGACATGGGAGACTCTCCGAGGCGGGAAGCCGCACACAGTATGATCTCCCTGCCCCTTGGCAGGTTGTCAGCGCTACTTGCTGGCTTTCAGCATCTGTTCGGCATGACGCAGACTGGTCTCCGTCACCGTCGCGCCGCTGATCATGCGGGCGATCTCGTTGGTACGCTCTTCTTCCTTCATTTGCCGGATCTGTGTGCGGGTACGACCGTCGCGCTCGGACTTTTCGACCAGGAAGTGCTGGTTCGCGAACGCGGCAATCTGCGGCAGGTGCGTCACGCAGAGCACCTGCTGGTGCGACGCGAGAGCTTTCAACTTCTGGCCGACCGCTTCGGCAGCGCGACCGCCGATACCGATATCGATTTCGTCGAAGACCAGTGTGCGTGGCAGCGGGATCCGCCGGCGCGTGCGGTCTGCCCCGCCCTCTTCGACGGAAACCTTCAGAGCCAGCATCACGCGGCTCATTTCACCACCGCTTGCGATCTCTTCGAGAGGCTTCAGTGGCTCACCCGCGTTGGTCGCGATCAGGCACTCCACGTGATCCCAGCCCACCGCAGTCCAGAAGCTCTGCTCCTTCTGCGGTGCGACTTCCACGCGGAACTGTACCTTCATGGCAAGGTCGTTGATCTGTTGCTCCGCCAACTTTTCCAGGCTGCGCGCAGCAGAGGTTCGCGTCTCCGTCAGGTCACTGGCGACGCAGGTATAGACGTGCTCTGTTTCGGCAAGCGTCTTCTTTGCCTCGGCAATCAGGACATCACGGTTCTCAATCTCCTGCAGTTTCGTTGTGACGTCCTCCCCGTAGGCGATGACCTCGGCGAGGGTGCGGCCATACTTACGCTTCAGGCGATCCAGCGCCGCGAGCCTGTCCTCAATCTCCGCAAGACGATCGGGGGAAGCATTGATGTTCTCTGCATAGTGACGCGCGGTGGCGCTGATGTCCGCGACTGTTGCGCGGGCGTTCGCGATTTGAGTCGCTGCCTCCGCGAAGTTGCTGTCGTAGCGTGCGAGTTCCTCCACGTGCTTCTGCGCGGCTGCGAGCGTACTCTCCGCTGAACCTTCGTTCTCGTACAGAACTTCGTGCGCGCTCATGGCAGCGGTATAGAGCTTCTCGGCGTTCGCAAGAACACGCTTCTCCGACTCAAGCTGTTCGTCTTCATCTGCCGAAGAGATCGCTGCCTCAGCGATTTCAGTGCGCTGAAAACTCCACAGATCGGCATTCCGCAGGCGTTCCTGCTCTTCTCCGCTCAGACGGTCGAGTTCTTCTCGCGCCTCGCGCCACATCGTATAAGCCGTTCGGATATTCTCTCCAGCCTGTGCAGAATCGATTCCCTTCCGTGTCTTCAGGCGCGCACGCAGATCGCTCGACAGTTCGCGGCCGGGGAGCAGTGCTGTCTGGATGCCCGCATAGCGGTCCAGCAAGCCACGCTGCTGCGACTGGTCAAAGGAGTTGGTCGTCTCGGACTGCGCGTGAACCAGCGCAAGTTCCGGTGCAAGCTGCCGCAGGACGCCTACCGTCGCGGGTTGATTATTCAGAAACACACGGCCCTTGCCGCTGATATTGACCTCGCGGCGCAGGAGAATCTCCGCGCCTTCCACGTCGATACCGTTGGCCTCCAGGATGGCCTCGGCGCCGGGTGTGGCTTCAAAGACGCAGGAGACAACAGCCTTCTCAGCGCCATGCCGTACGACATCGCTGGCTGCGCGGCCGCCCATGAGGAGCGCGAGAGCGTCCACGAGGATGGATTTACCTGCGCCCGTTTCACCCG is a genomic window containing:
- a CDS encoding DNA repair protein RecN; this translates as MLLELRAENYAVIDHAVATFGSGLNLLTGETGAGKSILVDALALLMGGRAASDVVRHGAEKAVVSCVFEATPGAEAILEANGIDVEGAEILLRREVNISGKGRVFLNNQPATVGVLRQLAPELALVHAQSETTNSFDQSQQRGLLDRYAGIQTALLPGRELSSDLRARLKTRKGIDSAQAGENIRTAYTMWREAREELDRLSGEEQERLRNADLWSFQRTEIAEAAISSADEDEQLESEKRVLANAEKLYTAAMSAHEVLYENEGSAESTLAAAQKHVEELARYDSNFAEAATQIANARATVADISATARHYAENINASPDRLAEIEDRLAALDRLKRKYGRTLAEVIAYGEDVTTKLQEIENRDVLIAEAKKTLAETEHVYTCVASDLTETRTSAARSLEKLAEQQINDLAMKVQFRVEVAPQKEQSFWTAVGWDHVECLIATNAGEPLKPLEEIASGGEMSRVMLALKVSVEEGGADRTRRRIPLPRTLVFDEIDIGIGGRAAEAVGQKLKALASHQQVLCVTHLPQIAAFANQHFLVEKSERDGRTRTQIRQMKEEERTNEIARMISGATVTETSLRHAEQMLKASK